The Cellulosilyticum sp. I15G10I2 genome contains the following window.
TTTCATGATGCAAGAGTGCACCAAGACAATATCTGTCGTCTTTAGTTGCCCCATGATAAATCTCTAACCAGCCACCATCCACTTTAAATGGCGTTGCGCTTGCCCCAACTCTGCCATTATCCCAATAACCCTCTCGTGTTCCCATCAAATGACGATGGTTCCCCCAACATAAAAGATCTGGTGACTCAGCAATCCAAATATCCGGTTTTCCAAATACAGATGTTGAAGGCCTATGAAGTGCATAATATTTGCCCTCTATTTTTTCTGGGAAAATAACTACATCTTTATTATCTGGATGAAAAACAAGGCCTAATCTTTGAAATGTTTTAAAATCTTCTGTTACAGCCAAGCAGTCTGTGATGCCAATATCCGATATAGCACTATATGTAATATAGTATCTTCCATCAATCCTAACAGTTCTTGGATCTTCAATACCATAAGTTTCATATTGATTAGCAGCTGCCATGGCTGGTGTTTCCTCAATCTCAAAGTTGAGTCCATCCTTGCTCCTTGCCACTCTTAAATGTGAAATGGAGGTAATATAGGACTTCTCTTTTGTTCTAATCCATCTGGAATCTGAGAAATCACAATCTTCGTCATTCTTATCGAACTCTAAAAAAGTTATGTGTTCTCTCTTCACATCAAATAGAGGTACTCGGTATTTATCTTGGTCAGGTACTGGGCGTTCCGCCACTCTTATAAGCAGAATGATTTCCTCATTCATCTTAATGGCACTGGCATTAAATGCACCGATAACTTCAAAATCTGGTCTAGACGGCTTTACCTGTGCAGGAGTAATAATTGGATTTTTATTATATCTTAGCATGTATTTTCTCCTATATTAAAGAGCAGCTGTGATATCTATAGCTGCTCTTATACAAAATTTTAAACTTTATTGAGCAAGAAATGTGTCAATTTGTGCTTGATACTCAGTTTGGATAGTTTTTACAACGTCAGAAGCTTCTGCTTTAAATTTATCCCATTCTTGCTGTGGATCAGTAATACCATTAATAATGAGTGGATAGTACTTAGCTTCAATAGAATTAAACTGTGCAATTTCATTTGTAACCTTTTCAGCATTAAAAGTAAAACCAAGTAACTTACTAGGTATAAAATTGCTAGCATCACTAAAGTATTGGTAAGTTGCCTTATCTTTTTCATTTAGATCAGACGAAACTCTATCTTGAGTAGGATTCCAAATCCAAGCATATGGGAACCATGTATAATCTGTGCCTATAAATGAATAGGAGTCTTCATCAGGTGCATCGAAAGTTTCGCCTTTAAAACCATAGGCAAGTAAATCATAGTTTGCTTGATCTGCACGAACCCAATCTAAAAACATCATAGCACGTTCCTTATTTTTACTAACTTTAGGAATACAAACAAAGTTCCATTGCTTGAAGTCTGAAGTGTATGCGCCTAGACCTGTACTATAAAAATCAACTGTTTCAAACTCATAATTGGCATTAACTGACTTAAGTGCAGTTTGAGTCGCTGCATCAACCCCTATATCACCTTTAACACTGATAGCTACGTTGCCTTTTTTAGCTTCAGTTGCAATATCTGTAACGGCTAACATATC
Protein-coding sequences here:
- a CDS encoding glycoside hydrolase family 130 protein produces the protein MLRYNKNPIITPAQVKPSRPDFEVIGAFNASAIKMNEEIILLIRVAERPVPDQDKYRVPLFDVKREHITFLEFDKNDEDCDFSDSRWIRTKEKSYITSISHLRVARSKDGLNFEIEETPAMAAANQYETYGIEDPRTVRIDGRYYITYSAISDIGITDCLAVTEDFKTFQRLGLVFHPDNKDVVIFPEKIEGKYYALHRPSTSVFGKPDIWIAESPDLLCWGNHRHLMGTREGYWDNGRVGASATPFKVDGGWLEIYHGATKDDRYCLGALLHHETRPWEIIARSKEPILEPKEIYETEGFLGGVVFTCGVIPDEEDIHIYYGAADTSICYAKSSLEEIMGSLEYYEK